ctgtactattaaaaagaattggAATAGAGTTAACGTTTTctgttaaaaatatcatttactgTTTAAcagtattaatatttttaagttttatggttttaatgaattattttgtttggtattgaactgaaattgaaagaaataagTTTCAAGACATCTTTTATATGGTAAATGTTAACTCTGTTACAATCTagacttatttgattctttttaatagcgTAGGGCctaaattgatctatttaataaaagagggactaatttgatccgGTCCCAATAATACAAGGACATCCTAGATACTTTAACCGAAAGTAATTAGTTGTGTTAACTAAATGATGAATCAGGTTATATATTGTTCTTTGAATTTGTTTTCCTTCTTTGATTGCCTTGTTTTTGAAATTGGTGCTTATGATTTGTTCGGTGCCGATGGGTGTTAGGTCGAAGTCAAACCAGTATCCGAACACTTCATTAATCCAAATTGAGGGAGTTAACACCAAAGAGGAAGTAGCTTGGTATGCCGGCAAGCGTATGGCTTATATTTACAAGGCTAAGGTGAAGAAGAATGGTTCGCATTATCGCTGCATTTGGGGCAAGGTAACTAGACCGCATGGTAACAGTGGTGTTGTTCGTGCTAAGTTCAAGTCTAACCTTCCCCCTAAATCTATGGTAAGCGTGATATATCTGTTGTTACTTAATCGGTTTATGTACATTCTGCTTTTAGTCTTACATGTATGTATGTTTTCGTTCCTTTGTAGGGAGATAGAGTCAGAGTCTTCATGTACCCCAGCAACATTTGAGGTAATGTCGACTTCCTGGTTTATGAACTTTGTTAGTTGATTTGTCGGGTCGTTTTAGTGAATGTATAATGGTAGAACCGATAATGATTCATATATCAGTTGTATCAGCTCTAGCCACCACATGGCATAATTCAGCTTTACTGATTTTTATGTTGTAGCTTTTTGTCGTTTCTGCATCCTTGTGATCCCGATTGTTGCTATGGTTGAAACTATCCATCATCTTTTATCCTCGTTATTATAGCGATATTAAGCTGTCGTTGTAAATGTGGAATCTCGTATAATTATGAACATTTCCTATGTAGAATTCGAACCTTTTGTCCAAGCTCCCTAATGTTGTATCTTCTTCTTTCCCTGCAGTTGTCTAGACGCCTGACGGCATTCGATCGATGACTCAAGTGACTCTGCCTTTCCACCAGGTTTTACAAACTTTGTCGAA
This genomic window from Gossypium raimondii isolate GPD5lz chromosome 10, ASM2569854v1, whole genome shotgun sequence contains:
- the LOC105776274 gene encoding 60S ribosomal protein L35a-1; protein product: MVKGRQGERVRLYVRGTILGYKRSKSNQYPNTSLIQIEGVNTKEEVAWYAGKRMAYIYKAKVKKNGSHYRCIWGKVTRPHGNSGVVRAKFKSNLPPKSMGDRVRVFMYPSNI